In Sediminispirochaeta bajacaliforniensis DSM 16054, one genomic interval encodes:
- the grpE gene encoding nucleotide exchange factor GrpE produces MTRDDEQNIKDAADQLRTEAEEQETDGTPNIADEKETEEPASSSSEASVEEQGSDLEAKIRELEAENSDLKDRYLRKQADFENFRKRMLREKEESIKYANSSLISDLITVIDDFERAIRSSEESKDFESFHSGIEMIEKQLVGVLERKYGLSRMESVGKEFDPQLHEAIGMEENPDYDVQTVVEDYQRGYMLHDRVLRHAKVRVAMPAPEKGGQEPEEEPQNEAAKE; encoded by the coding sequence ATGACCAGAGATGATGAACAGAATATAAAAGATGCAGCCGATCAGTTGCGTACCGAAGCAGAGGAACAAGAGACTGACGGTACACCGAATATAGCTGATGAAAAAGAAACGGAAGAACCCGCTTCTTCTTCGTCGGAAGCATCTGTAGAAGAGCAGGGCTCCGATCTTGAGGCAAAGATTCGGGAGCTGGAGGCAGAAAATAGTGATTTGAAAGATCGCTATCTCCGTAAACAGGCAGATTTTGAAAATTTTCGAAAGCGCATGCTTCGGGAAAAGGAAGAGTCGATTAAATATGCCAATTCAAGTCTGATCTCGGACTTGATTACGGTTATCGATGATTTTGAGCGGGCCATCCGTTCTTCCGAGGAATCGAAAGATTTTGAAAGCTTTCACTCGGGTATCGAGATGATCGAGAAACAGCTTGTCGGTGTTCTTGAACGAAAGTATGGCCTTTCGCGGATGGAGAGCGTAGGGAAGGAGTTCGACCCTCAGCTCCACGAGGCTATCGGTATGGAAGAGAACCCCGATTATGATGTGCAGACCGTCGTCGAGGACTATCAGCGGGGCTACATGCTCCATGATCGGGTACTTCGTCATGCCAAGGTACGAGTGGCCATGCCGGCCCCGGAAAAGGGTGGACAGGAGCCTGAGGAGGAGCCTCAAAACGAGGCCGCAAAAGAATAA
- the dnaK gene encoding molecular chaperone DnaK, whose protein sequence is MGRIIGIDLGTTNSCVAVMEGGEPIVIQNAEGQRTTPSIVGFTAKGERLVGQPAKNQIVTNPENTIYSIKRFIGRRFSEVPREIQMVPYQLKEASNGDVRVMAHDKEYSPQEISAAVLQKMKKTAEDYLGESVTEAVITVPAYFNDAQRQATKDAGRIAGLEVKRIVNEPTAAALSYGFGKDGKDEKIAVYDFGGGTFDISILELGDGVFEVKSTNGDTHLGGDNIDQRIIEWLIESFKQDSGIDLSQDRMALQRLKEAAEKAKIELSGTQSSDINLPFITADASGPKHLQYNLSRAKFEQMVGELIEGTRKPCTDALRDAGLSPSDIDEVILVGGSTRIPAVQRIVKEIFQREPHKGVNPDEVVAIGAAIQGGILGGDVKDVLLLDVTPLSLGIETLGGVFTKLIERNTTIPTRKSQIFSTAADNQTAVSVHVLQGEREMASQNRTLGRFDLVGIPPAPRGVPQIEVTFDIDANGIVHVSAKDLGTGKEQKIRIESSSGLTEDEINKMVRDAESHAEEDKKEREKIEVRNEADSLIYSTENSLKDFGDKVDASEKEKINASVAALKKSVESGDIADIKSKIEELKQASYKLAEEVYKQAGAGQASGAAGQASGQDAGNEAGSGSSSEASGNGNVEDVDYEVVDDENDK, encoded by the coding sequence ATGGGACGGATCATCGGAATTGACCTTGGAACGACAAACTCTTGTGTTGCGGTAATGGAAGGCGGAGAGCCGATCGTCATTCAGAATGCCGAAGGGCAACGGACCACCCCTTCTATTGTAGGTTTTACGGCGAAGGGTGAGCGGTTGGTTGGTCAGCCTGCAAAGAACCAGATTGTTACCAACCCTGAAAACACCATCTATTCGATCAAGCGTTTTATCGGGCGTCGTTTTTCCGAAGTGCCGAGGGAAATCCAGATGGTTCCCTATCAGCTGAAAGAGGCTTCCAATGGCGATGTTCGTGTTATGGCTCACGACAAGGAATATTCGCCTCAGGAGATTTCGGCGGCTGTTCTTCAGAAGATGAAGAAGACGGCCGAAGACTATCTGGGCGAGTCTGTTACCGAAGCCGTTATCACCGTTCCCGCCTATTTTAACGATGCTCAGAGGCAGGCGACCAAGGATGCGGGGCGTATTGCCGGTCTTGAAGTAAAACGGATCGTCAATGAGCCGACGGCGGCCGCCCTTTCCTATGGTTTCGGAAAGGACGGAAAGGATGAAAAGATCGCCGTTTATGACTTCGGCGGAGGTACCTTCGATATCTCGATCCTGGAGTTGGGAGATGGTGTTTTTGAGGTTAAGTCGACCAATGGTGATACCCACCTCGGTGGTGATAATATCGATCAGCGAATTATTGAGTGGCTTATCGAGAGCTTTAAGCAGGACAGCGGAATCGATCTTTCCCAGGACCGGATGGCCCTCCAGCGTCTGAAAGAGGCTGCGGAAAAGGCTAAGATCGAACTTTCCGGCACCCAGTCTTCGGATATTAACTTGCCCTTTATTACCGCAGATGCGTCGGGACCGAAGCATCTGCAGTACAATCTGAGCCGGGCCAAGTTTGAGCAGATGGTTGGGGAACTTATCGAGGGCACCCGTAAGCCCTGTACAGATGCCTTACGGGATGCGGGCCTTTCGCCTTCCGATATTGACGAAGTTATTCTCGTCGGTGGCTCAACACGTATCCCCGCCGTACAGCGGATTGTAAAGGAGATCTTTCAGCGTGAACCCCATAAGGGTGTTAACCCCGATGAGGTAGTGGCCATCGGTGCCGCCATCCAGGGGGGAATTCTTGGCGGTGATGTGAAGGATGTTCTGCTTCTCGATGTTACGCCCTTGTCCCTCGGCATCGAAACCCTTGGCGGTGTCTTTACCAAACTGATCGAACGGAATACGACGATACCGACCCGCAAGAGCCAGATATTCTCGACTGCCGCCGACAATCAGACTGCCGTTTCCGTGCATGTGCTCCAGGGTGAGCGCGAAATGGCAAGCCAGAACCGTACCCTCGGTCGTTTCGATCTGGTTGGAATCCCTCCGGCCCCTCGGGGTGTGCCTCAGATCGAGGTAACCTTCGATATCGATGCCAATGGTATTGTCCATGTCTCTGCAAAGGATTTGGGAACCGGCAAGGAACAGAAAATCAGGATCGAATCCTCCTCCGGCCTTACCGAAGATGAAATTAACAAGATGGTTCGTGATGCCGAGTCCCATGCAGAAGAGGATAAAAAAGAGCGGGAAAAGATTGAAGTTCGCAATGAGGCCGATTCTCTGATTTATTCGACCGAGAACAGTCTGAAGGATTTTGGTGATAAGGTCGATGCGTCCGAGAAGGAGAAAATCAATGCTTCCGTCGCGGCCTTGAAAAAGAGCGTGGAATCGGGAGATATAGCGGATATTAAGAGCAAGATTGAAGAGTTGAAACAGGCCTCCTACAAGCTTGCCGAGGAAGTGTATAAGCAGGCAGGGGCCGGCCAGGCCTCCGGTGCCGCCGGCCAGGCGTCCGGACAGGATGCGGGTAACGAAGCTGGCTCAGGTTCCTCTTCCGAGGCTTCCGGCAATGGCAATGTCGAAGATGTTGATTACGAGGTTGTCGACGACGAGAACGACAAATAG
- the dnaJ gene encoding molecular chaperone DnaJ, which produces MAKRDYYEVLGVPKGASKDEIKKAYRKLAIKYHPDKNPGDKNAEDSFKEATEAYEVLGDEKKRQAYDQFGFAGVEGMNGGGGGHDYSTVFHDFEDIFGDFGDIFSSFFGGSGSRSQGGRKRRSNRGPDLRYNLEVSFKDAVYGTKVEIAYARNVSCSTCGGSGAASGSGKKVCPTCGGSGQVRRSSGFFSIASPCPTCGGEGYIIENPCAACHGSGLLRKQQKIKVTIPPGIESGKRINIPGQGDNAVGGGPAGDLYVFITVKPHDYFERDGNDLYCAIPISFTQAALGSEIQVSTLEDKKLKLKIPAGTQNGKILRIKNEGVPYLHNNAKKGDLYIKIMVEVPKKLSLRSKQLLKELADIEGENGTPQPVSLSSLR; this is translated from the coding sequence GTGGCCAAGCGTGATTATTACGAAGTCCTTGGGGTCCCGAAAGGGGCCTCCAAGGATGAGATAAAGAAAGCCTATCGTAAACTTGCGATAAAGTACCATCCCGACAAAAATCCGGGAGACAAAAACGCCGAAGATTCTTTCAAAGAGGCTACCGAAGCCTATGAGGTTCTCGGAGACGAAAAGAAACGGCAGGCCTACGATCAGTTCGGCTTTGCCGGTGTGGAAGGCATGAACGGAGGTGGTGGAGGCCACGACTATTCGACTGTTTTTCACGATTTTGAAGATATATTCGGAGATTTCGGCGATATATTTTCAAGTTTTTTCGGAGGTAGCGGGAGCCGTTCCCAGGGCGGACGAAAACGACGGTCCAACCGTGGCCCTGATCTTCGCTATAACCTCGAGGTTTCGTTCAAAGATGCTGTCTACGGAACAAAGGTGGAGATCGCTTATGCCAGAAACGTCTCCTGCTCCACCTGTGGCGGATCTGGAGCCGCTTCTGGAAGCGGCAAAAAGGTGTGCCCGACCTGCGGCGGTAGCGGCCAGGTTCGACGAAGTTCCGGATTCTTTTCCATTGCTTCCCCATGTCCTACCTGTGGCGGTGAGGGCTACATCATTGAAAATCCTTGTGCTGCCTGCCACGGAAGTGGATTGCTGCGAAAACAGCAGAAAATCAAGGTGACAATTCCTCCGGGGATCGAAAGTGGAAAGCGGATCAATATACCGGGACAGGGAGATAATGCAGTCGGCGGCGGCCCTGCCGGAGATCTTTACGTATTTATTACCGTTAAGCCCCATGACTATTTTGAGCGGGACGGGAATGATCTCTACTGTGCGATTCCGATTTCCTTTACACAGGCTGCACTCGGCTCCGAAATTCAGGTTTCGACCCTTGAAGATAAAAAACTGAAGCTTAAAATTCCGGCCGGGACCCAAAATGGAAAAATTTTGCGTATAAAAAACGAAGGTGTTCCCTATCTTCATAACAATGCGAAAAAAGGTGATCTGTACATTAAGATTATGGTCGAAGTTCCCAAAAAGTTATCACTGCGCAGCAAACAGCTGCTTAAAGAGCTTGCCGACATAGAGGGGGAAAACGGGACACCGCAACCGGTATCTCTTTCATCTTTACGGTAG
- the rlmB gene encoding 23S rRNA (guanosine(2251)-2'-O)-methyltransferase RlmB, whose amino-acid sequence MDRQLIYGFHAIEEALKKRHRGADLMVSGRSKRISALIALAEQKGCKVRNVSREELDNLSKGVDHRGVLLFLSDTVSSGKKPTTNRDFDTALQQLATGEEQALILLLDGITDPQNLGAILRSADQFAVDLVVLPERRSAGDGAVVDKVSAGASLHVPRSVVPNIPRAVEGLKKAGFWVYGADMGGDCAWNLSLKGKVAIVLGAEGRGIGRLVRERCDEIISIPSRGHIDSFNVSVAGGILLYECRRQQWSD is encoded by the coding sequence ATGGATCGGCAGCTTATTTATGGTTTTCATGCAATCGAAGAAGCGTTGAAAAAAAGGCATCGGGGTGCTGACCTCATGGTCTCCGGCAGGTCCAAACGGATATCTGCCCTTATTGCACTGGCGGAACAAAAGGGATGTAAGGTTCGTAATGTAAGCCGGGAAGAGCTTGATAATCTCTCGAAAGGGGTTGATCATCGCGGAGTTTTGCTGTTCCTTTCCGATACTGTTTCTTCCGGGAAGAAGCCGACTACAAATCGTGATTTCGATACGGCTTTACAGCAGCTGGCAACAGGAGAGGAGCAGGCCCTGATTTTGTTGCTCGACGGAATCACGGATCCCCAGAACCTCGGAGCTATTTTACGGAGTGCCGATCAATTTGCCGTCGATCTTGTGGTGCTCCCAGAACGTCGAAGCGCCGGGGATGGGGCGGTCGTTGATAAGGTCTCTGCCGGAGCCAGTCTCCATGTTCCAAGGAGTGTGGTTCCCAACATTCCGAGGGCCGTCGAAGGCCTCAAGAAGGCAGGTTTCTGGGTCTATGGGGCCGATATGGGCGGCGACTGCGCATGGAATCTTTCATTGAAGGGAAAGGTCGCCATCGTTCTTGGCGCGGAAGGAAGAGGGATCGGCAGGCTGGTACGGGAACGATGCGACGAGATTATCTCCATCCCGTCACGAGGCCATATCGATTCGTTTAATGTTTCTGTTGCCGGCGGTATCCTTCTGTATGAATGCCGCCGGCAACAGTGGAGTGATTAA
- the purD gene encoding phosphoribosylamine--glycine ligase, with the protein MRVLVLGSGAKEHAVTWMFSKSHRICGLYIAPGNAGTNELGENLKGINPADPEQVAEACSQWNIDYVFCGIEDALENGMVDLLQKRGIPTFGAPKATTRLEADKAHGKAFMKRYEIPSTEGTLVTSVSELERAIQENSGKRLIIKKNGLSRWKAMFDSDQPEKLLEYGSQLLKKDSILLEQYHVGISLSIFALTDGNGFLVLPPCADYKRAKENDQGPATNGMGAICPVPPVSKQTMDRIRDTIIGPSFDGLKREGLMYKGVLFFSVVLTAEGPKLIEYHVRFGDPEAQVLFSLIKSDFGNVVEAIENGTVESFPMQYNDNSAVGVVIASEGYPGETEKEIPLKRIPAFPEKETLVFHGSTRVGEKGETLSTSGRCFTVVGLGNNIVNANTRAYEAVKRIRFDGAWYRNDIGNAFFED; encoded by the coding sequence TTGCGCGTACTAGTGTTGGGATCAGGTGCGAAGGAACATGCCGTTACCTGGATGTTTTCCAAAAGTCACAGGATCTGTGGTTTGTATATTGCGCCTGGAAATGCGGGGACGAATGAACTGGGGGAGAACCTAAAGGGGATCAACCCGGCTGATCCCGAACAGGTGGCCGAGGCGTGCAGCCAGTGGAATATCGATTATGTCTTTTGCGGCATTGAGGATGCGCTTGAAAACGGGATGGTGGACCTCTTACAGAAAAGAGGAATTCCAACCTTCGGCGCGCCAAAGGCAACAACGAGATTAGAGGCGGATAAGGCCCACGGAAAAGCCTTTATGAAACGCTATGAAATTCCTTCAACGGAGGGAACCCTTGTTACAAGCGTTTCTGAACTGGAAAGAGCGATACAAGAAAACAGTGGTAAGCGGCTGATCATCAAAAAAAACGGTCTCTCCCGCTGGAAGGCAATGTTCGACTCCGATCAGCCGGAGAAACTGCTTGAATATGGCTCGCAGCTCTTAAAAAAGGATTCAATCCTCCTTGAACAGTATCATGTCGGTATAAGTCTTTCGATATTTGCCCTGACCGACGGAAACGGTTTTCTGGTTCTCCCTCCCTGTGCCGATTACAAGAGGGCAAAAGAAAATGACCAAGGCCCGGCGACCAACGGAATGGGGGCCATCTGTCCCGTTCCACCGGTAAGTAAACAAACCATGGATCGTATACGGGATACCATCATCGGCCCCAGCTTCGACGGATTAAAACGAGAGGGGCTTATGTACAAGGGAGTGCTTTTCTTCTCCGTCGTCCTCACGGCAGAAGGCCCGAAATTGATTGAATATCATGTCAGATTCGGAGATCCGGAAGCCCAGGTGCTTTTTTCGTTGATCAAATCGGATTTCGGCAATGTGGTTGAGGCAATTGAAAACGGAACGGTCGAAAGCTTCCCCATGCAATACAATGACAACTCTGCGGTAGGTGTAGTCATTGCCAGCGAAGGATATCCGGGAGAAACCGAAAAAGAGATTCCGCTTAAGCGGATTCCGGCCTTTCCGGAAAAAGAGACCCTCGTTTTTCATGGATCCACCAGGGTCGGAGAGAAAGGCGAAACACTTTCAACCAGCGGCCGCTGCTTTACCGTTGTTGGGCTTGGGAATAATATTGTCAATGCAAATACCCGTGCATACGAGGCGGTAAAACGTATTAGGTTCGACGGGGCCTGGTACAGAAACGATATCGGCAACGCCTTTTTTGAGGATTAA
- the dusB gene encoding tRNA dihydrouridine synthase DusB: MKTDCLYHPIILPGVTIPGNLFLAPLAGITDRGFRRICIEHGAPFTYTEMVSGEALARRNLKTIALLRRAKGEKLLGVQIFLSNPEQAERALPVIEKADPTLIDLNCGCPVPKVVKTGAGAALMRSPETIYRIVSLLARSSFRPITVKLRTGWDSNTLNYLEAAQAAESAGAAMITLHGRTRSQGYSGSADWSAIAKLVQTVRVPVIGNGDAFSPEAAKRLLMETGCSGVMFARGAMGNPFIFEQTRRVLEHDPTGGSPSVEEIMKAALIQLHYTIEDKGERVACREMRKQMAGYTKGLDGSAALRQSIVTCETEEDYRRTVEDYLSRRG; the protein is encoded by the coding sequence GTGAAAACCGATTGCTTATATCATCCAATCATCCTGCCCGGAGTGACAATTCCGGGCAATCTTTTTCTTGCACCCCTGGCGGGTATTACCGACAGGGGGTTTCGGCGTATCTGCATCGAACACGGAGCCCCCTTCACCTACACGGAAATGGTAAGCGGGGAGGCCCTCGCCAGAAGGAACCTAAAAACCATAGCCCTGTTGAGGCGGGCGAAGGGTGAGAAGCTGCTTGGTGTCCAGATCTTTCTCTCAAATCCGGAACAGGCAGAAAGGGCCCTCCCGGTCATTGAAAAGGCGGACCCGACGCTCATTGATCTCAACTGTGGTTGCCCCGTTCCCAAGGTTGTAAAAACCGGAGCAGGAGCCGCTCTTATGCGTAGCCCGGAGACAATCTATCGAATTGTCTCACTGCTCGCCAGAAGCAGCTTTCGCCCCATAACCGTCAAGCTCCGCACAGGTTGGGACAGCAATACCCTAAACTATCTTGAGGCCGCCCAAGCTGCGGAATCGGCAGGAGCCGCCATGATAACCCTCCACGGGAGGACACGCAGTCAGGGCTACTCAGGCAGTGCCGATTGGAGTGCAATTGCCAAACTGGTTCAAACGGTCAGGGTCCCGGTTATCGGTAACGGCGACGCCTTTTCCCCGGAAGCCGCAAAACGACTTCTTATGGAAACAGGATGTTCCGGCGTTATGTTTGCACGCGGAGCCATGGGGAACCCTTTCATCTTTGAACAAACACGAAGAGTGTTGGAACACGATCCTACAGGCGGAAGCCCTTCCGTCGAGGAGATCATGAAGGCCGCCTTGATACAGTTGCATTACACCATAGAGGACAAAGGCGAACGGGTTGCCTGCAGAGAAATGCGAAAACAAATGGCCGGCTATACCAAGGGGCTCGACGGCTCCGCAGCGCTTCGCCAAAGTATCGTAACCTGTGAAACCGAAGAAGATTATCGCAGGACGGTAGAGGACTATCTATCACGAAGAGGATAG
- a CDS encoding TatD family hydrolase, with translation MQLFDTHAHIGLINEDPIEQLIIVQEAKQSGVKHIVSICNNLHDFFQVYQNLSSAPHVLHSIGVSPSEVQNPGKDWELKIEEGTKLDRVVAIGEIGLDYYRKFGDRDSQIELFVRQLELATRLDFPVIIHNREAGADVFDILSEKLPPKGGILHCYSENWEYAKKALDLNLFISFAGNVTYRNARNLQETAKHMPIDRMLIESESPFMIPALYRGKRNKPSYLHATAEFLAELRGLSLEELNEQLYRNSLTVFGLSE, from the coding sequence ATGCAGCTATTTGATACTCACGCTCACATCGGGCTGATAAATGAAGACCCGATCGAACAACTCATTATCGTACAGGAAGCGAAACAGTCAGGTGTTAAGCACATTGTGAGCATCTGTAATAACCTTCATGACTTCTTCCAGGTATACCAAAACCTCTCCTCTGCGCCCCATGTCCTTCATAGTATCGGCGTATCTCCCTCGGAAGTTCAGAATCCTGGGAAAGATTGGGAGCTAAAAATCGAGGAAGGGACAAAACTTGACCGTGTGGTTGCCATCGGGGAGATCGGTCTTGATTATTACCGCAAATTTGGGGATAGAGATTCTCAAATCGAACTCTTCGTGCGACAACTGGAACTTGCAACCCGTCTGGATTTTCCTGTTATCATTCACAACAGGGAGGCCGGAGCCGATGTCTTCGACATATTATCAGAAAAGCTTCCCCCCAAGGGTGGAATTCTGCACTGTTACTCCGAGAATTGGGAGTATGCAAAAAAGGCACTGGATCTGAACCTCTTCATCTCCTTTGCCGGAAATGTTACCTACAGAAACGCCAGGAATTTACAAGAAACGGCAAAACATATGCCCATCGATCGCATGTTGATCGAGTCGGAAAGCCCCTTTATGATTCCGGCACTTTATCGAGGTAAGCGGAATAAACCCTCATATCTCCATGCCACCGCGGAATTCCTTGCTGAGCTGCGCGGGCTCTCCCTTGAGGAGCTGAACGAGCAGCTGTACCGTAACAGTCTTACGGTCTTCGGTCTCTCGGAATAG
- a CDS encoding M23 family metallopeptidase, whose product MSPANHYKKTEKTIIRRVLAFLGVIFKAVGRFFAKVYQTGKQRFTIMLIPHSEKSIFNFRVSVFSLIFSGFLLGGVVVSFLLFSTRFSGLSRLVDQKETALEDSRSNIEAIREEITELKKVSKTFEASLKTTMSTFGVKGDVKAASVLDGGDLSSFFDVQEQSEGIGRELSELRSLREFLEQSSDDLLRVSDIMSSQGDLLVELPTLWPVEGGVGRITNYFGPEIHPFTGQWYLHKGIDIAFRRGKPIVAAANGKVVERKYDAMGFGNYVVIRHPYGFATKYAHMDTVYVEEGDVVTQGQKIGTMGNTGLSTGPHVHFEVRIGSQVVDPERFLNVKSDLR is encoded by the coding sequence ATGTCACCGGCAAATCATTATAAAAAGACAGAGAAAACAATCATAAGGCGCGTTCTCGCTTTTTTAGGAGTGATTTTTAAGGCGGTTGGTCGCTTCTTTGCAAAGGTTTATCAGACCGGTAAGCAGCGTTTTACCATCATGCTGATTCCCCATTCGGAAAAAAGTATCTTCAATTTTCGTGTTTCGGTCTTTTCTTTGATTTTTTCAGGCTTTCTTCTCGGCGGAGTTGTCGTTTCCTTCCTCCTTTTTAGTACCCGTTTTTCAGGACTTAGCCGGCTTGTGGATCAAAAAGAGACGGCACTCGAAGACTCCAGGTCGAATATTGAAGCGATACGTGAAGAGATCACCGAATTGAAGAAGGTTTCGAAGACCTTTGAGGCTTCCCTCAAGACGACAATGAGTACGTTTGGTGTGAAGGGGGATGTGAAAGCCGCTTCGGTTCTCGACGGAGGGGATTTAAGTTCTTTTTTCGACGTTCAGGAACAGAGTGAAGGTATCGGGCGTGAGCTTTCCGAGCTCCGTTCTCTGCGGGAGTTCCTCGAACAGTCAAGTGATGATTTGCTGCGGGTCAGTGATATTATGTCGAGTCAGGGGGATCTCCTTGTGGAGCTTCCCACCCTTTGGCCTGTCGAGGGAGGGGTCGGGAGGATTACCAACTATTTTGGGCCCGAGATTCATCCGTTTACCGGACAATGGTATCTCCATAAAGGAATCGATATCGCCTTTCGGCGGGGTAAGCCTATCGTGGCCGCCGCCAATGGAAAGGTTGTTGAGCGCAAGTATGATGCGATGGGCTTTGGAAATTATGTGGTGATTCGGCATCCTTATGGTTTTGCCACGAAGTATGCCCACATGGATACGGTATATGTTGAAGAGGGTGATGTAGTTACCCAGGGACAGAAAATCGGGACAATGGGAAATACGGGATTGTCGACCGGGCCTCATGTTCATTTCGAAGTGCGAATCGGAAGCCAGGTTGTTGACCCCGAACGGTTTTTAAACGTAAAATCCGATCTACGATAA
- a CDS encoding bactofilin family protein produces the protein MSDYLDLDGVFINSLVGEGTRFDGDISLHGLLRIDGDFRGAVNAADKVLIGKNGRAECSITAGTVVVGGILKGDIVSSEKVVVLSSGMVIGNITTPRLVVEEGVILNGACTVLGKDGSRAEADIPISDQKPRDIDRYNPIRNAKREAVGENAGTWQR, from the coding sequence ATGAGCGATTATTTAGATCTTGATGGTGTGTTTATCAATTCTCTTGTCGGCGAAGGGACCAGATTCGACGGCGATATTTCTTTACATGGGCTTCTTCGTATCGATGGAGATTTTCGGGGGGCTGTCAACGCTGCGGATAAAGTTCTTATCGGTAAGAACGGTAGGGCTGAATGCTCTATTACTGCAGGTACCGTTGTTGTCGGCGGCATCCTTAAGGGGGATATCGTTTCTTCCGAAAAGGTAGTGGTCCTCTCTTCCGGAATGGTGATCGGTAATATTACTACTCCTCGGTTGGTCGTGGAGGAGGGTGTTATTCTAAACGGGGCCTGTACCGTTCTTGGGAAAGATGGATCCCGGGCGGAAGCTGACATACCGATATCCGATCAGAAACCTCGTGATATCGATCGTTATAATCCGATCCGAAATGCCAAACGCGAGGCTGTTGGTGAGAATGCCGGAACATGGCAAAGATAG
- a CDS encoding YaaR family protein, producing the protein MAKIDSLNGGFSLRNGKNRRKTRSSSKDVRVSSPSFFEVVTAESEVSVDSLASHAAAAENTSLEELLDDVHTLGERLKERPTMDRIKEYRRAVSGFLQYIVHYTFEAETIEGARFINPMKKQKRYTLIRVVNEKLERLVSGVLVNQLPQLELLRRVEEINGLLVDLLQ; encoded by the coding sequence ATGGCAAAGATAGATTCTCTTAACGGCGGATTTTCTCTTCGAAATGGGAAAAATCGTCGAAAAACCCGTTCTTCCTCAAAAGATGTTCGGGTTTCTTCTCCTTCGTTTTTTGAAGTTGTTACAGCGGAGAGTGAGGTGTCTGTTGATTCTCTTGCCTCCCACGCTGCCGCTGCTGAAAATACTTCTCTTGAAGAATTGTTGGATGACGTTCACACCCTAGGTGAACGGTTGAAGGAACGTCCAACAATGGATCGGATCAAGGAGTATCGAAGAGCTGTTTCCGGTTTTTTGCAATACATTGTTCATTACACCTTCGAAGCGGAAACCATAGAGGGAGCCCGTTTTATCAACCCCATGAAAAAACAAAAGCGGTATACATTGATTCGAGTCGTCAATGAGAAGTTGGAACGTTTGGTTTCAGGGGTCTTGGTCAATCAGCTTCCCCAGCTTGAACTCCTTCGACGGGTTGAAGAAATCAACGGTCTGCTTGTTGATCTGCTGCAATGA
- a CDS encoding PSP1 domain-containing protein, giving the protein MSDNYIEEPVGVPEMDASVSSIEEDNVSPVMVKFPYSSETVVCLADNAEVLSIGDMVLVPSRYGKDLARVLGPVHCPGCGEDPPPKVLRKANDQDLATYEHNLEREREAFNICREKIHAHGLEMKLVAAHYLLDEPKVLFFFTAESRVDFRSLVKDLVSVFKMRIELRQIGVRDESRVLGGVAVCGRQFCCHGITDKLKPVSIKMAKEQNLSLNSMKISGPCGRLLCCLSYEYDFYREEKALVPSEGTRVRIGGETFKAIEVNILTKKIRFAGPEGRSVEVPFSRISRGENKEWRIDYDPDAED; this is encoded by the coding sequence ATGAGCGATAATTATATTGAAGAGCCCGTAGGGGTACCGGAGATGGATGCCTCCGTATCCTCTATTGAGGAGGATAATGTTTCTCCTGTTATGGTAAAATTCCCATATTCCAGCGAAACGGTTGTCTGTCTTGCTGATAATGCCGAGGTTCTGTCGATAGGTGATATGGTGCTTGTGCCGAGTCGGTACGGAAAGGATCTTGCGAGGGTTCTTGGCCCTGTCCATTGCCCTGGTTGCGGCGAAGATCCCCCTCCCAAGGTGCTTCGCAAGGCGAACGATCAGGATCTTGCCACCTATGAGCATAATCTTGAACGCGAGCGGGAAGCATTCAATATCTGCAGGGAAAAAATCCATGCACATGGTCTTGAGATGAAACTGGTTGCGGCGCATTACCTTTTGGATGAACCAAAGGTCCTCTTCTTTTTTACTGCCGAGTCAAGGGTCGATTTTCGATCCCTGGTAAAGGATCTTGTTTCAGTCTTTAAAATGCGCATAGAGCTCAGGCAGATAGGAGTCCGTGATGAATCACGGGTTCTTGGTGGTGTGGCCGTTTGCGGACGTCAGTTTTGCTGCCATGGAATTACCGATAAACTCAAGCCTGTTTCGATTAAGATGGCGAAAGAGCAAAATCTTTCTCTTAATTCTATGAAAATATCCGGTCCCTGTGGCCGTCTTCTTTGCTGCCTTTCTTATGAATACGACTTTTATCGCGAGGAAAAGGCACTTGTTCCTTCAGAGGGAACAAGGGTCAGAATAGGCGGGGAGACATTTAAAGCCATTGAGGTGAATATTCTCACGAAAAAAATACGTTTTGCAGGGCCGGAGGGGCGTAGCGTTGAAGTTCCTTTTTCCCGTATCAGCCGGGGAGAGAATAAGGAATGGCGCATCGACTACGATCCGGATGCGGAAGATTGA